In one window of Acanthochromis polyacanthus isolate Apoly-LR-REF ecotype Palm Island chromosome 8, KAUST_Apoly_ChrSc, whole genome shotgun sequence DNA:
- the wfdc1 gene encoding WAP four-disulfide core domain protein 1, translated as MPGCLLLLSLLVLSTGSDAKRIRKRGLNHKDYEYPNHPQSTQHQKNDRCPPPPQMLPERACEVPGCRSDSECERHKRCCYNGCIYACLESVQPPPVLDWLVQPKPRWLGGNGWLLDGPEEVLQAEACSTTEDGDEPLHCPTGYECHIINPGNPAAGIPNRGQCIKQRGNSDGRGLRHKYFKDYKDYLGTGSNNAVGYEKHHHKHLG; from the exons ATGCCgggctgtctgctgctgctgtccctGCTGGTCCTGTCCACAGGAAGTGATGCCAAAAGAATCAGGAAAAGAGGACTCAACCATAAG GACTACGAGTATCCAAACCACCCCCAGTCCACACAGCACCAAAAGAACGACCGGTGTCCACCTCCACCCCAGATGCTGCCGGAGCGAGCCTGCGAGGTTCCGGGCTGCCGCTCAGACTCGGAGTGTGAACGCCACAAACGCTGCTGCTACAACGGCTGCATCTACGCCTGTCTGGAGTCTGTTCAGCCGCCACCAG TGCTGGACTGGCTGGTGCAGCCGAAGCCTCGGTGGTTGGGGGGCAACGGCTGGCTGTTAGACGGTCCTGAGGAGGTCCTGCAAG CTGAGGCCTGCAGTACGACTGAGGACGGAGACGAGCCTCTTCACTGTCCTACAGGCTACGAATGTCACATCATCAACCCAGGAAACCCGGCTGCTGGCATCCCAAACCGAGGGCAGTGCATCAAGCAACGTGGAAACTCTG ATGGACGTGGTTTGAGGCACAAATACTTTAAGGACTACAAGGACTACTTG